A window from Cotesia glomerata isolate CgM1 unplaced genomic scaffold, MPM_Cglom_v2.3 scaffold_14, whole genome shotgun sequence encodes these proteins:
- the LOC123273823 gene encoding uncharacterized protein LOC123273823, producing the protein MVKNLPKEQQQFLNECQKGKTNLHSPVTNFLPVETFQNKSDTEQEITNEDNENNTDEIGMKLSQHSMPASFCSLSSNSSGLKRTYSDFEDELPVPPKKKKINIF; encoded by the exons ATGGTTAAGAATTTGCCAAAAGAGCAGCAACAATTTCTGAATGAGTGTCAAAAGGGGAAAACCAATCTTCACTCGCCCGTTACTAATTTCTTGCCGGTGGAAACTTTTCAGAATAAATCTGACACTGAACAGGAGATAACAAATGAAGATAATGAGAATAATACAGACGAAATTG gcATGAAATTATCGCAACATTCGATGCCAGCAAGTTTTTGTAGTCTATCATCAAATTCCAGTGGGTTGAAACGAACATATTCTGATTTTGAGGATGAACTCCCTGTACCtcctaaaaagaaaaaaatcaatattttttaa
- the LOC123273799 gene encoding uncharacterized protein LOC123273799: MNNMSLDTIKERMRQQKTLSKTLLDTVNELKNGNGQRHSIISIEEQKRKLKEDWGLFSVSHDEIEQSRDRLHSNERRELRHNSYYRHDLYQQVQQGYLEALETIILRQESLQRKSSLEPPAQTVASKVVVPQAHVKLPRLPLKTFDGSLLEWLPFKDFFVSSIISSQSLDDVERLHYLKSSLTGSAAQFLKNTTLVAENFKKSWEALVSFYENKRLLTNASVNALFSLKRMSKESASELEALYSSVTQHYRMLETLERPVHHWDDILVFITVQRLDSETVKAWEYHLGSSREPPTWSQLTDFLMTRILSLQAFEKSNPTKSVNQGKKPVHAHHASGAAQQQQTCILCPEKHYITKCPTYQRATEARRVEIIAEHKLCYNCLGHHRAALCKSTKRCIRCGRKHHTTIHEVSSITKDKENISKQPLQAHYATSRKTTPNSITLLATAQVIVCSDSGYNLTARALVDPGSQISFISARLVQQLHLPKKSSYIPLIGIGATKVGKTQGLVSYYQQWPHLKELTLADPTQSPGPIDIIIGADYYGQILEDGLKQGPANTPTAQNTIFGWILFGLCGNPNIEPTAHQSFHTTIDQELYDLIHRFWLLDEIPQVNQLLSPDEQACEDHYKSTVQRDPKGRYIVRLPFQSPANSLGRSKDAANRMLNRITKKIETEPSYKEVYTKFLTEYESLGHMQAIPTADPEPEPVYYLPHHGILRGSSLTTKFRVVFNASNKTTSGVSLNDLLHTGAKLQRDLFEVLIWFRLFQYVFTSDIEKMYRQIKIHPDDWNFQRILWLDHQYRIIQYHLTTVTYGISAAPFLALRTILQLIRDEGSKYPKAVPVLLSGRYVDDVLGGADTIEEAKETAKQVNELCMAGGFPLQKWLSNHKEVLQSIDSSKHLFSTTVSLNPESDIHILGMSWNSVTDTFHFPVFKPAEKVFTKRSILSTIAHLFDPTGLLSPIMITAKLIMQKLWTIKIGWDDQLPSSIANEWLVFINSMTEIESLVFPRWIGYAKNQSIQIHGFSDASQHALAAAVYIKTTDSNGQSRTALLSSKTKVAPLKRLTIPRLELSAAVLLVKLITNLMRTLVSSDVQIHLWTDSSIVYTWINAHPSKWKEFVRNRVCFIQEAIPAARWRFISGKENPADCATRGLTPQQLLSHPEWWYGPKWLIEPEDQWPSLNLSSVKAADQEIRSVQVATGIMQQPNNYLLTRFSSFIKLIRKTVICKRVASYWRQRINRFTLYSPISPEELETEKIYWIKLVQQESFSKEYQLLLKKQSLPSSNSLAKLTPFIDSKGLLRLGGRLQNSTLPMDAKHPLIVPKDSPLAKIIIADAHQKTLHGGVQDTLTYIRNHFWILSGRSLVKSIVLKCARCARYRQKRACQLMGRLPIDKVTPARPFLQSGVDYAGPLIIQTWRGKGARKYKAYIALFVCLSTSAIHIELVTNYAASGFLAAYKRFTARRGICATLRSDCGTNFIGANSELKAMFSESSKELQQIAHLISNDGTKWIFNPPSAPHFGGNWEAGVKSVKSHLLRTIGENHLTYEEMTTLLTQIEAVLNSRPIGPISDDPDDLSVLTPSHFLIGGPSTVIPEASLENRKISKLNRWHLIRQITESFWNKWMEQCLQRYQVIHKWKTPSNDIHEGSIVLIADVRYPPGKWPLGRVLTTHQGADNLIRVAVIRTQTSTITRPITKLCPLPTDQDSL, from the exons ATGAACAACATGAGCTTAGACACGATCAAGGAGCGTATGCGTCAGCAGAAAACTCTATCTAAGACTCTGCTTGACACTGTTAATGAACTAAAGAATGGAAATGGACAACGCCACTCCATCATCAGCATCGAAGAACAGAAACGAAAGCTAAAGGAAGACTGGGGATTATTTTCAGTTTCTCATGATGAGATTGAGCAATCCAGAGATCGTCTGCACAGTAACGAACGAAGAGAACTCCGCCACAATTCCTACTATCGTCACGATTTGTATCAGCAAGTCCAACAGGGTTATTTGGAAGCCTTGGAGACGATAATTCTGCGCCAAGAGAGTTTGCAGCGAAAATCATCTCTAGAACCGCCAGCGCAAACCGTAGCGAGTAAAGTGGTGGTCCCTCAAGCACATGTCAAGCTTCCTAGGCTTCCATTAAAAACCTTTGATGGTTCATTATTAGAATGGCTACCTTTCAAAGATTTCTTCGTTTCGTCAATCATCAGCAGCCAGTCTCTCGACGACGTTGAGCGActacattatttaaaatccaGCCTCACTGGATCAGCAGCTCAATTCTTAAAAAACACGACTCTGGTAGCCGAGAACTTCAAGAAATCGTGGGAAGCTCTGGTGTCATTCTACGAAAATAAGCGTCTCTTGACCAACGCTTCCGTGAACGCTCTATTCTCACTCAAACGCATGTCGAAGGAATCTGCCTCGGAATTAGAAGCATTGTATTCTTCTGTCACTCAACATTATCGTATGTTGGAAACTTTAGAACGTCCAGTTCATCATTGGGATGACATCTTGGTCTTCATCACTGTCCAACGTCTCGATTCAGAAACCGTAAAGGCCTGGGAGTATCATCTAGGGTCATCAAGAGAACCTCCTACGTGGTCTCAATTGACAGATTTCTTGATGACAAGAATCTTATCTTTACAAGCCTTTGAAAAATCTAATCCAACCAAATCTGTAAACCAAGGGAAGAAGCCCGTTCACGCCCACCACGCTTCAGGTGCTGCTCAACAGCAACAGACGTGCATTTTGTGTCCAGAGAAACACTACATTACAAAATGTCCCACTTATCAACGCGCGACTGAAGCTCGACGTGTTGAGATAATAGCCGAGCACAAGTTATGTTACAATTGTCTAGGACATCATCGAGCAGCCTTGTGTAAATCAACGAAAAGATGTATCAGATGTGGGAGAAAACATCATACAACGATTCACGAAGTTAGTTCCATCACGAAAGATAAGGAGAACATTTCAAAGCAACCTCTTCAAGCCCATTATGCTACATCAAGAAAAACTACACCCAACTCTATCACTCTACTAGCCACAGCTCAGGTCATCGTATGTTCAGATTCTGGATATAATCTGACTGCAAGAGCTTTAGTGGATCCTGGGTCACAAATATCCTTCATCTCAGCCAGGCTGGTCCAGCAATTACACTTACCAAAGAAATCATCATATATTCCTTTAATAGGAATTGGAGCGACCAAAGTTGGAAAGACTCAAGGACTAGTTTCTT ATTATCAGCAGTGGCCTCACTTAAAGGAGTTGACGTTAGCTGATCCTACTCAGTCTCCAGGTCCTATCGATATCATCATCGGAGCTGATTATTACGGACAAATACTCGAAGATGGACTCAAGCAAGGACCAGCTAATACTCCAACTGCTCAGAACACGATATTTGGTTGGATATTGTTTGGACTATGTGGCAACCCCAACATAGAGCCTACAGCACATCAGAGTTTTCATACGACCATCGATCAAGAGTTGTATGATCTAATTCATCGTTTTTGGCTGCTAGATGAAATACCACAAGTTAATCAACTACTGTCACCTGATGAGCAAGCGTGTGAAGATCATTATAAATCAACTGTACAACGAGACCCCAAGGGTCGCTACATCGTAAGACTTCCTTTTCAAAGTCCAGCCAACTCTCTTGGACGATCCAAAGACGCTGCCAACAGGATGCTTAATCGAATAACCAAGAAAATCGAAACTGAACCCTCTTACAAGGAAGTTTATACTAAGTTTCTCACGGAATATGAATCATTGGGACACATGCAAGCGATTCCTACCGCTGACCCGGAGCCAGAACCAGTGTATTATCTTCCTCATCATGGAATATTGAGAGGAAGCAGTCTGACTACCAAATTTCGCGTTGTGTTTAATGCATCAAACAAAACTACGTCTGGAGTTTCATTAAACGATCTTCTGCATACTGGTGCGAAGCTTCAAAGGGATTTGTTTGAAGTCTTAATCTGGTTTCGACTCTTCCAATATGTCTTCACTTCGGATATAGAGAAGATGTATCGACAAATCAAGATTCATCCAGACGATTGGAATTTTCAAAGGATTTTATGGTTAGATCATCAATACCGTATCATCCAATATCATTTAACCACTGTAACCTACGGGATTTCAGCCGCTCCTTTTCTTGCCTTGCGCACTATCTTACAACTCATCCGTGATGAAGGATCCAAATACCCCAAGGCGGTTCCAGTGCTACTTTCTGGACGGTACGTTGACGATGTTCTCGGAGGAGCAGATACAATTGAAGAAGCTAAAGAAACAGCGAAGCAAGTCAACGAATTGTGCATGGCGGGCGGCTTTCCGTTACAGAAATGGCTCAGCAACCACAAGGAAGTCCTCCAAAGCATTGACTCCAGTAAGCATCTATTTTCTACCACTGTTTCTCTGAATCCAGAGTCTGATATCCACATCCTAGGAATGTCGTGGAATTCAGTGACAGATACCTTTCATTTTCCTGTCTTCAAGCCCGCTGAAAAGGTATTCACTAAGCGATCTATCCTTTCCACGATTGCTCATCTGTTTGATCCAACTGGCTTACTGTCACCAATCATGATCACTGCGAAACTCATCATGCAAAAGCTGTGGACCATTAAGATAGGCTGGGATGATCAATTACCTTCTTCAATCGCTAACGAGTGGTTAGTTTTCATCAATAGTATGACTGAAATTGAAAGTTTAGTCTTTCCCAGATGGATTGGTTACGCTAAAAATCAATCTATTCAGATACACGGATTTAGTGATGCTTCTCAACACGCTCTGGCAGCAGCAGTCTACATCAAAACCACCGACTCCAACGGACAATCTAGAACGGCTCTTTTATCGTCTAAAACCAAAGTCGCTCCGTTAAAACGTTTAACTATTCCACGTTTAGAACTATCAGCAGCAGTACTTCTTGTAAAACTAATAACTAATCTAATGAGAACCTTGGTTTCATCCGACGTACAAATTCATCTCTGGACCGATTCATCAATAGTTTATACTTGGATCAACGCTCATCCTTCCAAGTGGAAGGAGTTCGTACGTAACCGAGTCTGTTTCATCCAGGAAGCGATTCCAGCAGCTAGATGGCGCTTTATATCTGGGAAGGAAAATCCAGCAGATTGTGCAACGAGAGGATTAACTCCTCAACAGTTACTCAGTCATCCAGAATGGTGGTACGGACCTAAATGGTTGATAGAACCCGAAGATCAATGGCCAAGCCTTAATTTATCTTCTGTCAAAGCTGCTGATCAGGAGATACGATCAGTACAGGTAGCTACTGGAATTATGCAACAGCCCAACAATTATTTACTTACTCGTTTCTCCAGTTTCATCAAATTAATCCGCAAAACAGTCATTTGTAAACGAGTCGCCTCTTATTGGAGACAACGGATAAACAGGTTTACTCTATATTCCCCAATTTCACCAGAGGAACTAGAAACTGAAAAAATCTATTGGATAAAACTAGTACAACAAGAGTCCTTCTCCAAAGAGTATCAACTGCTTCTGAAAAAACAATCATTACCATCTTCCAATTCCCTGGCCAAATTAACACCATTTATTGACAGTAAAGGTTTATTACGACTTGGAGGACGGTTACAGAATTCAACGCTTCCTATGGATGCAAAACATCCATTAATCGTCCCAAAGGACTCCCCTTTGGCTAAAATCATTATTGCTGACGCTCATCAAAAGACCCTTCATGGAGGAGTTCAAGATACATTAACCTACATAAGAAACCACTTCTGGATACTCAGTGGGCGTTCGCTAGTTAAATCTATCGTACTAAAATGCGCTCGATGCGCTAGATATCGTCAGAAAAGAGCATGTCAGCTCATGGGAAGACTACCAATAGATAAAGTAACCCCAGCAAGGCCTTTCTTACAATCAGGAGTAGATTACGCTGGCCCCCTTATAATTCAGACCTGGCGGGGAAAAGGTGCTCGTAAATATAAGGCATATATTGCATTGTTCGTCTGTTTGTCCACTTCCGCTATTCATATTGAGCTTGTTACCAACTACGCTGCTTCTGGATTCCTCGCTGCCTATAAGAGATTCACAGCCAGAAGGGGCATCTGTGCAACTCTTCGAAGTGATTGCGGGACCAACTTCATTGGAGCTAATTCAGAGCTCAAAGCAATGTTCTCCGAATCATCAAAAGAACTTCAGCAAATAGCTCATCTCATCAGTAACGATGGTACCAAGTGGATTTTTAACCCACCTTCCGCTCCTCACTTTGGAGGGAACTGGGAAGCTGGCGTTAAATCCGTTAAGAGTCATCTGCTTCGTACGATTGGAGAGAATCATCTCACTTATGAAGAAATGACGACTTTATTAACACAAATTGAAGCTGTTCTTAATTCACGACCTATCGGTCCCATCTCTGATGATCCTGATGATCTCTCAGTATTAACACCTAGTCATTTCCTCATTGGAGGACCATCTACTGTAATTCCTGAAGCTTCTctagaaaacagaaaaatctCAAAGCTCAATCGATGGCACCTCATACGGCAAATCACAGAAAGCTTCTGGAATAAATGGATGGAGCAGTGTCTTCAAAGATATCAAGTCATCCACAAATGGAAGACACCTTCAAATGACATTCACGAAGGAAGCATTGTTCTCATCGCGGACGTAAGATATCCTCCTGGTAAATGGCCTCTCGGACGAGTTCTTACGACACATCAAGGTGCAGATAATCTGATTAGAGTCGCTGTCATCAGAACTCAGACTTCTACCATCACCAGGCCAATCACCAAACTCTGTCCACTGCCTACAGATCAAGACTCTCTCTGA
- the LOC123273810 gene encoding uncharacterized protein LOC123273810, which translates to MHNTNPDYNTGKLLVSRRPKLQNKPATDYTTCLKCLKTVTKANSYKHYAVCIQAKTNGSRAYKFLGRYVEGRIHANASDTLSLVIFPVLQEDAIVHLIRYDWLLTLYGNKLCMKYTPHYQHNMIRARLRLVGRLLYAAKEINPQIEDLASLYAPEYIDTIVKAIEVVSRINRIENECGAPSSALNLVTYLKHIRKIYESELAKKNDKEGLDRVLRFKKVYKNEMPDSINKIAMENQSKIKRQKIVILPMTEDIKRLICYLKVERKRCFTILEHSFNLVEWLNGLKVVATYLLVFNRRRVGDIQNILISDLKRIECIDKKTDAEEFNLLDESGKKIAKKFFRVAIRGKKNRTVAVIADADVIKDINLIIRHRVRANVPQRNEYLFGLPNNVDDRIRVVNICKEMRSFSVACGAEKPELLRGTGLRKHVATKCMKLDLNEKALGDVMNHMGHSEKVHRDIYQQPIKSKTIVQVAKVLEAVQGPLDIDEDDDEFIDELSDYIVIPSETSEKEVDKDSNESLVDVLSCSHSVRKDDEENDLHDSDSLSDADLQINKNHSLSDVEMISSINELKKPKKIKKEPPELMGKAKKRRWPKTEQDIMFSAFGHHVQDGTFPSLEDIDELQEKHACLRDRSRKSLKTWVLNQRKALSKPKTSKIIVVNNQAVSYNLTKIVKQDFDPPQLA; encoded by the exons ATGCATAACACTAATCCTGACTATAATACCGGGAAGCTATTAGTGAGCCGTCGACCAAAATTACAGAATAAACCTGCCACTGACTACACAACTTGTCTCAAGTGTCTCAAGACTGTAACTAAAGCCAACTCTTACAAGCACTATGCCGTGTGTATCCAAGCAAAAACAAATGGATCACGCGCTTATAAATTTCTTGGTCGCTATGTTGAAGGGCGCATCCATGCCAATGCCAGTGATACTCTAAGCTTAGTAATTTTCCCGGTGCTCCAAGAGGACGCGATTGTTCAtttaattagatatgattggCTGTTGACATTATATGGCAATAAATTGTGTATGAAATATACACCCCACTATCAGCATAATATGATAAGAGCCAGACTTCGATTGGTTGGTCGTCTATTGTACGCAGCGAAGGAAATAAATCCACAGATCGAAGACCTTGCATCACTTTATGCTCCAGAATATATTGATACAATTGTCAAAGCTATTGAAGTAGTTTCACGGATAAATAGAATTGAAAATGAATGTGGCGCACCTTCTTCGGCTTTAAATCTGGTGACCTATTTAAAAcacattagaaaaatttatgaaagtgaactggcaaaaaaaaatgacaaggAAGGATTAGACAGAGTACTCCGGttcaaaaaagtttataaaaatgaaatgccGGATTCTATTAATAAGATAGCAATGGAAAACCAGAGTAAAATAAAACGGCAAAAAATCGTAATATTGCCAATGACGGAAGATATAAAACGACTCATTTGCTATTTAAAAGTTGAACGTAAAAGATGCTTTACGATTTTAGAGCATTCATTTAACTTGGTAGAATGGCTTAATGGTTTGAAAGTCGTTGCCACTTATCTTCTTGTATTCAATCGTAGGAGAGTAGGAGATATCCAGAACATACTGATAAGCGATTTAAAACGTATAGAATGTATTGATAAAAAGACCGACGctgaagaatttaatttattggacgaaagtggtaaaaaaatagcaaagaaattttttagagtagcTATCAGAGGAAAAAAGAATCGTACGGTTGCTGTTATAGCAGATGCAGATGTAATAAAGGATATTAATCTAATAATTAGACATCGAGTAAGAGCAAATGTGCCTCAAcgaaatgaatatttattcgGGTTACCTAATAATGTAGATGATCGGATCAGAGTTGTGaatatttgtaaagaaatgaGATCTTTTTCTGTCGCTTGTGGTGCAGAAAAACCAGAGTTACTCCGTGGAACTGGTCTTCGTAAACACGTTGCTACAAAATGTATGAAGCTTGATTTAAATGAGAAGGCACTTGGCGATGTTATGAATCATATGGGCCACTCTGAAAAAGTACATCGGGATATTTATCAACAACCAATTAAGTCTAAGACGATCGTTCAAGTTGCGAAAGTTTTGGAAGCGGTACAAGGTCCTCTTGACATCGACGAAGATGATGATGAATTTATTGACGAATTGAGTGACTATATTGTTATTCCAAGTGAAACATCGGAAAAAGAAGTCGATAAAGATTCTAATGAATCATTAGTTGATGTCCTATCCTGTTCACACAGTGTAAGAAAGGATGACGAAGAGAATGATTTACATGATTCGGATTCTTTGTCTGATGCAGATTTgcagattaataaaaatcatagtCTTAGTGATGTTGAAATGATTAGTTCAATCAATGAATTGAAAAAACCTAAGAAGATTAAAAAAGAACCTCCAGAATTGATGG gAAAAGCTAAAAAAAGGCGCTGGCCCAAAACGGAACAAGATATTATGTTCTCTGCGTTCGGGCACCATGTACAAGATGGAACTTTTCCATCATTGGAAGATATAGATGAACTACAAGAAAAACATGCTTGTTTGAGAGATCGATCGAGAAAGTCACTTAAGACGTGGGTGTTAAATCAACGAAAAGCTCTATCAAAACCAAAAACCAGTAAAATAATAGTAGTTAACAATCAAGCCGTGAGTTATAATTTGACGAAAATTGTTAAACAAGATTTTGATCCACCGCAACttgcttga
- the LOC123273812 gene encoding uncharacterized protein LOC123273812 produces MLNSGMPKVRLKRLDERNMVRKSVNRYISNVSKITKSVLTPHLLDKSRILRVSLKRFDEYISSTLLMNKNFNDTSCIEKMTSNLHCDFEKITNFDKNNCELQAKFDSNNKNYHFDTEQKPHQAKIIDNARDKTTSYKSLCSLSGPNVLSDTETEQFDHSTTHDNSLELKNLLPKLKIGLEEVKPNVIITENSDLHTMQNSCNGSIKLDSDIVTACNELVNSNDNLNAHRVNQDTMILDCDLDLNDVGVNSKDICDHNYEDNMVLPNAVVNPIDNVANKTRLDYASTDSNIKLYAQSVSQDLQTECNSSKFLDNSHETSQENENNFDRIFERECNIQNNGNFLAAHFTSPEDDLIEGVIILSIDQASYNDSDLSKYESNYEISDQLESILASQLDSETVEMIRDHSINDIDNNDNFSISQFDQHPNINSDGISNVVSEDPSLVYTNKDSSDIDFDPDKVTHSSTMTEDSAQLTQSPKTVNFESPGTESLPTDVTPCTSSTQKTIITNSTCIKIPLSSK; encoded by the exons ATGTTGAATTCTGGCATGCCAAAAGTAAGACTAAAACGTTTGGATGAAAGAAATATGGTTCGAAAATCAGTAAATAGATATATTTCTAATGTATCAAAGATTACAAAAAGTGTTTTAACGCCgcatttattagataaatctCGGATACTTAGAGTTTCACTCAAACGTTTTGATGAATATATATCATCAACTTTattgatgaataaaaattttaatgacaccTCATGTATCGAAAAAATGACATCAAATTTGCACTGTGATTTCGaaaaaatcacaaattttgacaaaaataattGCGAATTACAAGCAAAATttgattcaaataataaaaattatcatttcgaTACGGAACAAAAGCCACATCAAGCTAAG attattgATAATGCACGTGATAAGACAACATCATATAAATCACTATGTTCATTATCTGGTCCGAACGTTTTAAGTGACACTGAAACCGAACAATTTGATCACTCAACTACTCATGATAATTCTctggaattaaaaaatctattgcCTAAATTGAAAATTGGTTTAGAGGAAGTAAAACCAAACGTGATCATTACAGAAAATTCCGATCTCCAT ACAATGCAAAATAGTTGTAATGGCTCGATTAAACTTGACTCAGATATTGTAACAGCTTGTAATGAATTGGTTAATTctaatgataatttgaatgCTCATCGAGTGAATCAGGATACCATGATACTTGACTGTGATCTTGATTTAAACGATGTTGGTGTAAATTCAAAAGACATTTGTGATCATAATTACGAGGATAATATG GTATTACCGAATGCGGTAGTTAATCCGATTGACAATGTTGCTAATAAAACAAGACTGGATTATGCATCGACCGATTCAAATATAAAGTTATATGCTCAGTCAGTGAGCCAAGATTTGCAAACTGAATGTAATTCCAGTAAATTTCTTGATAATTCACACGAGACTTCACAAGAAAATGAG aataaTTTTGATAGGATTTTTGAAAGGGAATGTAACATTCAAAACAACGGTAATTTTTTAGCTGCTCATTTTACTTCTCCAGAAGATGATTTGATAGAAGGAGTCATCATTCTAAGTATTGATCAAGCCAGCTACAATGATTCGGatttgtcaaaatatgaatcaAATTATGAG ATTTCCGACCAATTGGAAAGCATTCTTGCATCTCAATTAGATAGTGAAACCGTGGAAATGATACGCGATCACAGCATCAATGACATTGATAACAATGATAATTTCTCGATTTCTCAATTTGACCAACATCCCAACATAAACTCTGATGGTATTTCCAATGTCGTATCGGAAGATCCTTCTTTGGTATATACTAATAAAGACAGTAGCGATATTGATTTTGATCCTGACAAAGTAACCCATTCTTCAACTATGACAGAGGATTCAGCACAACTTACACAATCACCCAAAACAGTGAACTTTGAAAGTCCTGGAACCGAGAGTTTACCAACTGATGTAACTCCGTGTACTTCAAGTACACAAAagacaataataacaaattcaaCATGTATCAAAATACCACTTTCATCAAAATGA
- the LOC123273798 gene encoding uncharacterized protein LOC123273798, translating to MTTEKINLIGVPIAKINGRKLPTIKEVLLLFFYHHKVLHLKVNESAKKTANIVQDCWKNLQILTSGLRNTINKILEFFKKWQLLQCNKKRIKSQAQKQKEVSFEQKIQQLFNIAGKNGLRSLNGEINNFSAQKLLNQPEISDNSSSPETSRKYVEIMETDEIEIDLVNDNNNNEITPSQELLTSSQSTISQISNVSDFETELLSEKKIPKINIITPNLAAALDRANVSNRNATYILAATLQSVGIDLRNVNLSYKTIQRNCILLRKEIAEGSLGW from the exons ATGAcaaccgaaaaaattaatttgattggtGTTCCAATAGCTAAAATTAATGGTCGTAAACTTCCCACTATAAaagaagttttattattatttttttatcatcacaaAGTTCTTCATCTAAAAGTCAATGAAAGTGCAAAAAAAACTGCAAATATAGTTCAAGattgttggaaaaatttacaaattttaacctCCGGGCTTCGAAATACGATTAACAAAATACttgagtttttcaaaaaatggcAATTATTGCAGTGCAAtaagaaaagaataaaatcacaagctcaaaaacaaaaagaagtgagttttgaacaaaaaattcaacagttATTTAATATCGCTGGAAAAAACGGTCTAAGAAGTTTGAATGGAGAGATCAACAACTTTTCGGCTCAGAAACTATTGAATCAACCAGAAATTTCTGATAACTCCAGTTCACCAGAAACTTCGAGAAAATATGTTGAAATTATGGAAACCGATGAGATAG AAATAGATTTggttaatgataataataataatgaaattacacCTAGTCAAGAGTTACTAACATCGTCGCAGTCAACTATCAgtcaaatttcaaatgtttCCGATTTTGAAACAGAATTGttgtctgaaaaaaaaataccaaaaataaacattatcaCTCCAAATTTAGCAGCTGCGCTTGATCGTGCAAATGTTAGCAACAGAAATGCTACATATATTTTGGCAGCTACCTTACAGAGCGTTGGAATAGATCTTCGGAATGTTAATTTAAGCTATAAAACTATCCAACGAAATTGTATACTTCTTCGAAAAGAAATAGCTGAAGG TTCATTGGGATGGTAA